The Atribacter laminatus genome contains the following window.
TAGTAAAAGGTGTTTTTTAATGCAATCCAAAAAAGCTTATCGGCAACTAAGCGGCTATAATTTTTAATCCCAACAAACTGCCCCGAACCAACTATATCAAGTTCGTATAAACTCACAAAAAAGTTCGAAACAATCGGGCCAAGTTTGAAGAGAAAAAATAAAGCAAAATAAGGAGCTAAATAAAGAAATGGAGATTCAACGATTTTCGACAGAACATTCTTCTTTTTAGATAAGGATTGATTATTCATTTTTCATTCCTATACATTTTGTTAAAATCTCTCCTCCTATATAGGAAGAATGAAAACTAAATTTTTGTTTGGTCACTCTTATCTTAACATTATTGGGGGGCTGAAGAATATCCATTTCAACCCCCATAATCCATTTTAACTTAAATCAAATAACTCGCATTTAAAAAATAGCATTTATTTCGCTCACTGCTAAATCCAGAGCTTCCTTGGGATCTGCTTCATCCAACATTACCGCTAATATAGCATTGAGAACCGGCGACATGGTATTGTCAGCTCCAAAGCTGGCAGTTTGGACGACTAAGGGTTCAAAGTGAATGTTGTTAGCTTGTTCAATAAATACTTTGTAGTACTTATAATCGGGGAGATTTTTATAAGCTTCGCTTTGAATAACCGACAAAGACGCCGGTATTTGGCCTGAATTTCCCCAATCAACGCTGTGAGTCACGATATAGCTTAGCAGCTTAATAGTCGCTTCGATTTTGGCTTGATCAGCACGTTTTGGAAGAGTTAAAGTATGTGATCCAGCCCAAACTGCTGGCTTTTCGAAAACTTGAGGGAACGGTGCAACAACTATATTTAGGTCTTTTTGCTCTTTGACTCCAGGAACCCACCATGGTCCTTCCATAAGATTGGCAACTTTCCCACTCAGAAAGTCCTTGTCGATATCGCTTTCATGTGGAGGAACCACTTGATATTTATAGCTCAAATCATGCATGAATTGGAGTGCCTTTACACCCTGATCGCTATTAAAAACAGCTTGGTTTTGTTCTTCATTCAAGAAAGCTCCGCCTTCTTGTTGGAATAACCAGCCATACCAATAGCGCATGGTATGAGAATGGTTGACGCCAATTGCTAAGCCGAAAACATCATCTTTGGTTGTTTTCTGCATCGAATCGATAAAAGATTCCATGGTATTCCAGGTTATATTGGGATCGATACCAGCAGCAGTATACATATCGGCATTTTTATAAACGGCCATAGGATGGTAATCGAGTGGAATCCCGTATTGTTCCCCATCGTAAAATTGACCTTCCCAAACATTCAATGGGAAATCTTCTGCTTTAATATTATTGGAAATAGCTATATCTTCAACATTCATTAACATTCCGCGAGTGGCAAATTGAGATATATCAGAGACATGCATAGCTAAAAGGTCTGGAGAAGCATTAGTTCCATAGGTCGTACTAAATTTTGTAAATACTTCCGTCCAAGGGGCAGTAAAAAATTCCACTTTAATATCTGGATTTTCTGCCATAAAATTATTAACAATTTTTTCCATGCCAAATTTATCCGGTCCGGTCCATCCACCCCAAAACCGAATTGTTACTGGGTCGGCTGCCATAGCCACACTTCCTAATAGAAAAACTACCAAGATTCCAACTAAAAACATTTTCATTAAAGACTTCATGATCTTTTCCTCCCTTTATATTTTTTTTAGAAGTAAAATTATGAAATGTACTTTAAATTAAAAACACCTCCTCTTTTTTGGTATTTACTGAAGAATGATAGAGCTTTTTAGAATATCCAACCAATTTTCAACAACTGTCACAATTGCATCTCTGGATTTTTCCATGACGGTTCTTGCTTCAACATAGGGATTTACCCCTTCATGAACTATGGTATCTACCAAAGTCCTTCTTAAATCAGTTCCCACGTTAACTTTTGCTACTCCTTCTTCGATGCAACGATGCACATCTTCAACCGGTATTCCCGAACCTCCATGAAGAACTAATGGTATTTTGGTTGCTTTCGATATTCGCTTCAATATATCAAAATGTATTTTTGGCTTCTTAACATAAACACCGTGAGCTGAACCAATTGATGGAGCTAAAGTATGAATTCCAGTTCTTAAAACGAAATCCCGAGCTGCTTCCGGATCGGTAATCTTGAGTTGATCGTCCTTTTGGGTGGTTGATTCGAAAAATTCGCGAGTTCCTAAAATCACTCCCAACTCACCTTCAACAGGCACTCCAAACCATTGGGCAATTTTTACTACCGATCGAGTTTTCTCAACATTTTCCTCATAGGGAAGCTGAGAGCCATCAAACATTATTGAAGAATAGCCACATCGCAAGCATTTTTCCGCTAATTCAACCTGAGTACAATGATCCAAATGAAGGAGAAAGGGAATATCAAATTTCTTGGAATAAATTTTCATCAAGGATACGGCTAGTTCAGGGGGAAAATATTGAATGTCTACCTCTCCAGTCGCAATAATAACAGGAGATTTTTTCTTTAAAGCTGCTATGGTAACCGCATGGAACATTTCATTATTAAAAACATTAAAAGACCCTAAGGCAACTTTTTCTTGTTTTGCTTTCAAAATCAACTCTAAAGGTGAAAAATAAAGCATACTTTCTCCTTTGTACTGAATTAGTTTTAGCTTATTAAATTAGACTGATGATTTTTTTTACTGCTGACTCATCAGTTATCAATCCATTTATGTATCCACCATGCAAAGCTCCCAAAATTGCTTCTGCTTTATGTTCTCCACCAGCAATTGCCAAGGACAGTGAAGTTTGAGCTAATTGTTCTAAACTTATGCCGATTATTCTTGGGTTGGATTCAAAGTTGCACTGCTGACCGAATTTATCAAAAAAACGTGAAAGAATATCTCCAACCGCATTGGAACGAAGTATTTCTCTTCGGTCTTCATCGGGCAAGTATTTAATATGCAGTAATGGTGGGTTGGATGGTTTTCTTGACTTGATTGAACCAATACCAATAATGGCGATATCTAATTCTTGCCATTTTCTTACTACTGATTGAATCCCACTATCAGTAAATAGGGTTTCTTTAATTTTCTGCGATTCAACCAATGCCGGAGCATGAAGGGAGTGGCTTATACCACCTAACTTTCTTTGTAAAGCCCGTATTATTTCATTCACCTGAAAATACTGTTCTGCTTCACCCAAACCTCCAATCATTGGGATCCAAGAAGGCTGCAAAAAGGTAAGATTCTCATCAGAAAATTCATTAATAAAGGCATAAATACTTTTTCCCCACCCTATTCCAATTTTTTTATTCGGTCCAATATAATTCATAAAAACTCGTAGTGCTCTTTTGGCTAAATTTTTATATAAAAGAGGGCTTTCAGGATCGCTGTTTGGAACAATTTCTAAAATTTTGAGCGGGAAAAAAGACATCAGTTTTTTACTCAAATCTTGATAAGTCGATTCTGAAGGGTCAATAACTCGAATTTGGACAATACCCAACTCATGGCCTTCTTGTATGAGTCGCACAATTTTTGTTCGCGACATTTTAAGTGATTCGGCAATTTCTTGTTGTGTCATTTTTTGTTCATAGTACATTCTGCAAACTTGAACGATGAGGGATTGATTATCCAAATCCATACTTCAACACCCTTTAATAAAATGAATTTAAATTCTGACCCTCCAAAAAAACCTTAAAAATATTATACATTTGTTCTCAACATATGTCTATATTAAGACAAATGTTCACTATTCTGAGGGTCAGGTCTTGATTCTTGAACTTATAACCAGTAATGGCATTGAAGAATCGAGAAAGTAGGCGATTGGGAAAAAGAAAGAATGAGGTCCTCACGCCCTCAAATTGCGAGGGCTCAGGATGTCGGATTAAAAAATTCATTTGATGGTATTTTCAGGAAAGATCCTATGCCACTTATTTTTAACCAAACGAAAATGAAAAATATTTATTCAAGAATCGATAATTCCCACCTTTTTTTAGCAAAGAGAGAGGAAAAAAGAGGAGAAATTCTCTTCTACCAGGGGGAGAGGAAAAGAAGTAAAGTGCTCTCCCATCGAAGAAGAGGACGGACCTCCCCTCCTCTATTTGCTCAGACTATGGATGTAAAATCCGCTAAATAAGGAGATGACTCCAAACAACAA
Protein-coding sequences here:
- a CDS encoding ABC transporter substrate-binding protein, yielding MKSLMKMFLVGILVVFLLGSVAMAADPVTIRFWGGWTGPDKFGMEKIVNNFMAENPDIKVEFFTAPWTEVFTKFSTTYGTNASPDLLAMHVSDISQFATRGMLMNVEDIAISNNIKAEDFPLNVWEGQFYDGEQYGIPLDYHPMAVYKNADMYTAAGIDPNITWNTMESFIDSMQKTTKDDVFGLAIGVNHSHTMRYWYGWLFQQEGGAFLNEEQNQAVFNSDQGVKALQFMHDLSYKYQVVPPHESDIDKDFLSGKVANLMEGPWWVPGVKEQKDLNIVVAPFPQVFEKPAVWAGSHTLTLPKRADQAKIEATIKLLSYIVTHSVDWGNSGQIPASLSVIQSEAYKNLPDYKYYKVFIEQANNIHFEPLVVQTASFGADNTMSPVLNAILAVMLDEADPKEALDLAVSEINAIF
- a CDS encoding class II fructose-bisphosphate aldolase, producing MLYFSPLELILKAKQEKVALGSFNVFNNEMFHAVTIAALKKKSPVIIATGEVDIQYFPPELAVSLMKIYSKKFDIPFLLHLDHCTQVELAEKCLRCGYSSIMFDGSQLPYEENVEKTRSVVKIAQWFGVPVEGELGVILGTREFFESTTQKDDQLKITDPEAARDFVLRTGIHTLAPSIGSAHGVYVKKPKIHFDILKRISKATKIPLVLHGGSGIPVEDVHRCIEEGVAKVNVGTDLRRTLVDTIVHEGVNPYVEARTVMEKSRDAIVTVVENWLDILKSSIILQ
- a CDS encoding sugar-binding transcriptional regulator; translated protein: MDLDNQSLIVQVCRMYYEQKMTQQEIAESLKMSRTKIVRLIQEGHELGIVQIRVIDPSESTYQDLSKKLMSFFPLKILEIVPNSDPESPLLYKNLAKRALRVFMNYIGPNKKIGIGWGKSIYAFINEFSDENLTFLQPSWIPMIGGLGEAEQYFQVNEIIRALQRKLGGISHSLHAPALVESQKIKETLFTDSGIQSVVRKWQELDIAIIGIGSIKSRKPSNPPLLHIKYLPDEDRREILRSNAVGDILSRFFDKFGQQCNFESNPRIIGISLEQLAQTSLSLAIAGGEHKAEAILGALHGGYINGLITDESAVKKIISLI